CCGTAAAACtcaaaatttggaaaacatttttccaagAATTATCCCTTGTATCACttatataaaaatgaatgaattaaaaacattttcatcatccacgaaaatagTTAGTCGAAAATTATTGTACCCAATGGAAACATTTTccatcgatttttttattttattttaagagctataactaattattttttgaaaaatatttttcaaatcttgaggTTTCTTAGAAACAAACACATCATATGATACCGAGAGGGCGTTTTGGGGTTGCTAACCCTTGCCAACCTCGGAACACCATCTTTGTTTTTCTCAAGAATTGACTAATACCTTCATACACGCGCTACGTCTCGGATCATACTATGCTAAGAAAAATCAATCGAATGGCAATCGCATCCTACTGAGACTTTAGCTAAATGTTTCTGCAATTCAAATACCATAAAATCCCAATCTGATCTTTTCTGCATCTAATTTGAAGCAAGTAGACAACAAGATCCATGTCTATACATGCTCAATAGGCTCTTCTCCTCTCATCGACAAACTATACAAAggttccaaaattttttgcccATCTCCAACCACTACGGTCTCGGTCAACCACTCATCCTTAGTAGCTTCAATCGCTGAGCAGACCGCACAAAGCACCTGCAAAACGAAGAAGCCATTCACAATCATGCATTAGCTTCTAATTCCACACTGATTAGTGCCTAACAACTTGGGCCCAAGTTCGATAACCATGGGTCTTTTGAAGCAGGTTGAATGATGATGAATCTAGTTTGCTACGTCAATTTCGTTACCTAACCTTTCTCTGTGGGCCATGTCCAGAGGCATTTCAGCTTAGGATTCTACGAAATTTCCCCATTTTTAGTGTTCTGTCCACCTTTAATGTGATCAAGTTTCTGGGCCCAAAAGCAATGCCAGAGCCCGTCTGGAGAGCTTTACTCTGTCTATATGCTCGTCTTGACGAGCTCCTCACCTACCGTGTTAGGTTGGTCGCTTTTACACCATGCGCCAGAAAGACCTTCATCACCTAGATTTTGCTTAAAACGATGAACGAGCAGCCTCTTGGGCACGCAAGAGACTAGAACCCGTGACCAAAAGAAAGAGCTAGACCCCGACCACCGACATCGAGCCGAACTTGTCGCTTGAGCCAAGCCCGTTTTCGATTTCCCGATCCAAGCCGTCGGGTTGATGATCATGTCTAGTATTCAAAATTATGTGACTACTATGGGGCGAGGTAACACGAGACATGACGCACCTCCAAGTCACGTTCTCGGCGAACACCCAATCTCCATCCCTGTCCTGGTAAGCGAGCTTCAGGTTTTCGGATTCTTCATAGCCTGTTTCACGGGAGAGCTCAGCAAAATCGAtgattcttttttcacttttcgttctttctttttctggtaaTTTTTGCGGTTGAACTCGCGAAGAGAAATGGAGATGTTTAGATAGAAATGTTGCGAAAGCTTACACAAGCCAAACATGTTGGTGAGGGTGTACATGAGGGAGTGGAGAGAGCGATGGAGGCTGAGATCGATCTTCCTCCCGATCCCTACGCCTTCCATTGTCACCTTCAGGTACGTGGACTCCCTGCAACATGCGCCAAGATCCATTTTTTAGCATCAATTCGCATTCTTCAATCTTCATTTACTTTTAGATGTGTtagcgaaagagagagagaacgtaCTTGTCGCCGGAAAAGTGGCGATGGCCCTCGCCGTCGTCGTCGGCTTCTTCAGCCTCGTGGTTCTGAGTCCCGAACAGGAGCGGAAGCGTCCGGGGCACGCTCCTCTCGCAATCCCCTCGCTCGTACTCGCACTCCTCTTCCTCGAGGCTCAACCCGGGATCGAAACGGTTCGATCCCACGGCCTCCTCCATGGTCTCGTCGCCACCGTGGCCGAACCCGTTCACGTTGAGGTCCAAGTCGAGCCCGtgacgccgccgccgctgctgctgttgctgctgctgcgcTCCCACGTAGCCGTCGCTGCTGGGGAGGGCGAGACCCAGTTGGAGCTCCATCAAGACCATCCAACAACAACAAACAACCCAACAAAAGAacccccaaataaaaaaaaaaataagcggATCTCTCTGGGTGTCTTGTGAGACAAACGGctgaatctttctttctttctgtttctcGGGGCGATCGGTACTGTTTCTGGGCACGATGCGGTTTGGCTTGTCTGGTGtttaaatagagagagagagagagagagagagagagagactagagAAGTGAATCAACGCAGTCTTTGGTAGCGAGGGGGGAGAGACACGAGATTGAGAATTAGAGCCCGGGTTGGGCGGGTTGCCCGACAGGTCGTTGAAACACGGGTTGGTCTGTCCGTTTCGCTGCCCCACTTTTTGCCgacccactttctctctctcttctgtctctctctctctctcctcgctctCGAACATCAGCACACACTTCGGGCTCAGGTTCTGTTCATGAGGTGCAGCAAAGTCCTGCTCACTTCCTTCCACTGTCGAACATGGCGAGGGAGATGATGTTCTTAGTTAGATGCTTCcgaagctgctcggattcggcTCGGTTCGATTCGGTGCCCCGTTTTAATCGGGTACGAGACACGGATCCTTGATTCCAAGCGATATTTGTGCCccgttttcatgaaaaaatgaatttctagacagtattttcttttttatcatgaaatttttcccGAAACAAACACGCCTTAAGTTT
This genomic interval from Rhodamnia argentea isolate NSW1041297 chromosome 4, ASM2092103v1, whole genome shotgun sequence contains the following:
- the LOC115726178 gene encoding auxin-responsive protein IAA30-like, with translation MVLMELQLGLALPSSDGYVGAQQQQQQQRRRRHGLDLDLNVNGFGHGGDETMEEAVGSNRFDPGLSLEEEECEYERGDCERSVPRTLPLLFGTQNHEAEEADDDGEGHRHFSGDKESTYLKVTMEGVGIGRKIDLSLHRSLHSLMYTLTNMFGLCYEESENLKLAYQDRDGDWVFAENVTWRCFVRSAQRLKLLRMSG